A genomic window from Methanobrevibacter sp. TLL-48-HuF1 includes:
- a CDS encoding transposase: MNTPTVYAKLSLNKYSSRYSKQLYSQPALLTILVLKIYLKLTYRQISEYLEFSDRLRSYLSIKNAPDPSTLQKFFKRMPTNMFEKITTLILNNLEIKVKYVALDGTGFTSDNADKLLRKNTQ; this comes from the coding sequence TTGAATACACCTACAGTTTATGCTAAATTATCTTTAAATAAGTATTCCAGTCGTTATTCTAAGCAATTATATTCTCAACCTGCACTTTTGACTATTTTGGTGTTAAAAATTTATTTAAAATTAACTTATCGTCAAATAAGTGAATATTTGGAGTTTTCAGATAGATTAAGGAGTTATTTAAGTATTAAAAATGCTCCGGATCCATCAACATTGCAGAAATTCTTTAAAAGAATGCCTACAAACATGTTTGAAAAAATAACAACATTAATACTTAATAATTTGGAAATTAAAGTTAAATATGTGGCTCTTGATGGTACTGGATTCACTAGCGACAATGCAGACAAATTATTACGCAAAAATACGCAATAA